In Nonomuraea sp. NBC_00507, the following are encoded in one genomic region:
- a CDS encoding thioesterase II family protein, with the protein MRRPSTRWLLQEPAAGDEPLLFAFPYAGSGAASLRRWPGRIGEAEVHPVQLPGREYRIKEDPYRDFETFAKDAVEALLPYLARPYALIGHCMGALLAHAFAARAVKIGVRAPERLFVSASLTPSRGFYGYYHPWMSERRIAAELRRVAGDLGDGAIPDELVSLSVRVLRQDVRMCLDYAPPAKAIGVPISAIGWADDLDVGPDDLAEWQEYGETRVHVLPGDPLNFLAGAAGLRKVIEEDLDY; encoded by the coding sequence GTGCGCCGACCATCCACGCGCTGGCTGCTGCAGGAGCCGGCGGCCGGAGACGAGCCGCTGCTGTTCGCCTTTCCCTACGCCGGCTCAGGCGCGGCCTCGCTGCGGCGCTGGCCCGGGCGGATCGGGGAGGCCGAGGTCCATCCCGTGCAGCTTCCCGGCCGGGAGTACCGGATCAAGGAAGATCCGTACCGCGACTTCGAGACGTTCGCCAAGGACGCCGTCGAGGCGCTCCTGCCCTACCTGGCGCGGCCGTACGCGCTTATCGGCCACTGCATGGGCGCACTGCTCGCACACGCGTTCGCCGCCCGCGCCGTGAAGATCGGCGTCCGGGCGCCCGAGCGGCTGTTCGTGTCGGCGTCCCTGACGCCGAGCCGGGGTTTCTACGGCTACTACCACCCGTGGATGTCCGAGCGCCGCATCGCCGCGGAACTCCGGCGCGTCGCAGGAGACCTCGGCGACGGGGCCATCCCAGACGAGTTGGTGTCGTTGTCGGTGCGGGTCCTGCGGCAGGACGTGCGGATGTGCCTCGACTACGCCCCGCCGGCCAAGGCGATCGGGGTGCCGATCAGCGCCATCGGCTGGGCGGACGACCTCGACGTGGGGCCGGACGACCTGGCCGAGTGGCAGGAGTACGGCGAGACACGCGTCCACGTGCTTCCCGGGGATCCGCTGAACTTCCTGGCAGGTGCCGCCGGGCTCAGGAAGGTCATCGAGGAAGATCTCGACTACTGA